In Bacillus weihaiensis, the genomic stretch TCTAAATCTACTGCTTCAGCATATTGCTTAATAAAAGCACGCACATAAAATTTCCCAGGCATCATTGAATAATTGCCTTCTTCAATTCCAAGCAAATAGCGTTTTTGAATTTTTGTCACCGCTTGTAAATCATCTAAGCTGATGTTTTTTTCCTCTCTTGCTTGTTTCAGTCGATTTCCTAATTCACTCAACCGTAACACCCCATAAATTTAAAAGTCAAAGCCTGAAAGACTTGAAGAATCAAAACTCATTCTTGGTTCTTCAACATCTTTATATGTAATTTCCTCATCAGGATCGTTTCGAATTTCAATTATATAATCAAAATCATCAATTGTATATTCGGTATTTTGCACAAAGATATCCGGGTGTTCCACAACTTTTGTTGCAGATAATCGCATAATTTCTCTCACTAGCTGCAAGTGCTGCTCAGATCCTCTTCTAGTCGAAACAATACCATCTATAATGAACACATTATCTTCGTTATATTCATCAGCAATTAATTGACTACGAATAGTTTGTTTTAGCAAGGTTGAAGAAACAAATAACCATTTTTTATTAGCGCAAACACTCGAAGCAACTATTGATTCTGTTTTTCCTACCCTTGGCATTCCTCTTATTCCAATTAATTTATGACCATCCTGTTTATATAATTCTGCCATAAAATCCACTAATAGTCCAAGCTCATCTCGAACAAATCGGAACGTTTTTTTATCGTCAGCATCTCTTTGTATGTATCTACCATGTCTTACAGCAAGTCGATCTCTTAATTTAGGTACACGTAACTTGGTAACTGTTATATTGTCCATCGTTTTGAGGATTGATTCAAGCCTTCGAACTTGATTATTACTTTCGCATTTTAACAAAAGTCCCCTACGTGAATCATCTACTCCATTAATCGTAATGATATTTATAGATAACATCCCCAATAAGGATGAGACATCTCCAAGAAGCCCTGGTCGATTTTTTTGTATTTCATATTCTAAATACCATTCGTATGGCAAAGAAAACCCTCCTCATTATTAAAGACCCTAAATGATAACTCTATCATATATGATTTTTGATAAAAGAGAAAGATATCAATAATGTGAACGTGGAAGAAATTTGATGGATTTTGCTTAGTATATCTTACATTAGAAAAAAGAGAGGAAAGCTCCTCTCTTAGTGTGAACCATTATTTTGTACAAGTTTCACCATCATTGTAGCAATTGCATGCTGTTCTTGTTCAGATGCTACACTCCAAAGATCTGCCAAGACTTTTTCTTGTGGATTTTTCGCATCTACTTGCTTTGCTAAGTAATCCCCAATTTCGAATGCAAGATTTGAGATTACTTTCTCATCCATACCTTCATTTTGCGCATGATCTAAACGATCACCTAAAAAATTCTTCCACTCATCCCAATTATCTAATACAGACATAGGAGTACCTCCTTTTTTATTGTTACAAATGTATTGTTCCATAGGGAGGTTTGTTTTATTCACGATTACGATAAACTCTTTTTCATTATATCCACCCACCGTCTACAACTAATATCTGTCCTGTTATGTATGAAGCCTTATCAGAAGATAAAAAAGCTACTGCCTCAGCAATTTCTTCTGGTTTTCCAATGCGTCCTAAAGGAATTTCATTTTTCAAATCAGTTAGATCTTCTTCTGAGAACTGCGAGAGCATGTTAGTTGCAATAGCTCCAGGCGCAATAGCATTAACTCTAATATTACTAGGCGCAACTTCTTTTGATAATGCTTTTACAAAAGAATTTTGCCCACCCTTTACCATAGAATATAGGACCTCACATGAAGCCCCTTTGATTCCCCAAATAGACGAAATCACAACGATATTTCCTTTTTGATTGCGTACCATCTTAGGTACTAATTTTTGTGCAATTAAAAAAGGACTAGTGATATTTAATTGAACCATCCGTTCAATATCGAGATCTGTCATGTCAGTCAAAAGGCCATAAAAGCTAGAACCACTATTTAATACGACTAGGTCAATCTTGGTTGGAATTTCAGCTACAAGATTTTCGACTCCTGTTTGGACGGAAAGATCTGATTGTATAGGTATGATCCTTTCCCTATCATGTTCAGACATAGAATGAATAAACTGATCGATTGCTTTTTTGTTCGAATGAAAATGGAGGTAAATATGGTAACCTTCTTCTAAGAGCTTTTTTGTAATTGCAGAACCAATACCTCCACTTGCTCCTGTTACCAACGCAAATTTTTCCATCAATTTTTTTCTCCTGATCTTTTATAAAAATGATTTTAAGACTCGTAAAAAAAGGTCTTATAACTTTGGTCAAACACAAATAGTTATCAACATGATTTATTAAAAGCTTAGGTGAAGTGGGTGTTTAAAACTAAACAAACACTTAGAAGAACGTTCCCTATAATGCTCTGTATATAAAAGGGACTATATTGATAACAAAGTGAAAGTGCCGTAGTCAGCAAAGGGATATCTCTTTTGTCTAGTAACTTTTGGAATACTAGATCTAGATCGTAAATCCCTTAACATATTTGATGCAGTTTAAATTCCTAAGAAATTAAAAAGGGTCTGAATTCTCATTATCAGACCCTAGTATAACTTATTCTATTATTGAGGAACAACCTGACATACTGTAAATAAGTTTTCTTCGACCGCTTCATTAAGTACTGATGTGATGTCTTCTGTACTTAATGACTCTAAGGTTGGTACAACATCAAATAAATTCATGTCATTAAAGGCATATCGAGTAAACTGATTTGCAATGTATTCCGGTGAATTAATTGCACGAAGAAACGCGCCAATTTTTTTCTTCTTCGTTGCTTCAAATGTAGAATAGTCTAAACCTAATTCTTTAGTTGAGAGCATAGTCTGTTTTATTCTTTCAGCTAATAAGTCAGGATCTGATGTATCCCCACCTATCATAGCAAAGCCAAATCCACTCTCTTCTGTGTAATCATAGCTAAAAGTGTCATCAATTAGTCCTGCATGATATAGTTCATCATAATGGGTAGAGCTTTTACTAAATAACATATCTAAAATAATATTCATTGAAAGCTCATACTTTAGTAAATCTTTGCCTTTTCGGTTTGGATTTTTCGCTTTTAAGCCAACTAAGCATTTCGAACTTTGAACGTTCATTTTAAGAATTTCTATTTTCTTAAAGACTTCTACCGGTTCATTAGGAAACTCTCGTTTAATTTCTTCCTGAACGGTGAAATCTTTCTTCTGCTGATTTTCTCTTACTTGCTTTAAAATTTCATTTGGCTCTACTTGACCAACAATGAATAATAGCATATTACTCGGATGGTAAAAGGTATGATAGCATTCGTACAATGAATCTTTCGTTATTTTTGCAATTGAGTCAATTGTACCAGCAATATCAATACGAACTGGATGGTGTTGATATAGATTTTGAATTAATCCAAAATATAAGCGCCAGTCTGGATTATCGTCATACATATTTATCTCTTGACCGATAATTCCTTTTTCTTTCTCAACTGTCTTCTCTGAAAAATAGGGAGTTTGAACAAAATCAACTAGCGTCTCTAAGTTTTTTTCTACTTGACTTGTACTTGAGAACAAATAGGCTGTTCTTGTAAAGGAAGTAAATGCATTTGCTGAAGCGCCTTGTTTACTAAATTGCTGGAATACATCTCCATCTTCCTTCTCAAACAATTTATGCTCCAAGAAATGGGCAATTCCATCAGGTACCGAAATCAACTCATTATTTTTTAAAGGAACAAACCGATTATCAATTGATCCATATTTTGTGGTAAAAGTAGCATACGTTTTATTAAAGCCTTTTTTAGGTAACACATAGACATCAAGACCATTTTCCATTTTCTCATGGTAAAGTGTTTCTTGAAGCTGTTCAAAATGAATGGAATATGTCATGACTGATCCCCCTTTCCTTTAAGGAAATAAACCGTATCAAGTTCAATTTTAGCTGCAACTTCCCTTACTTCATCCGTTGTAACATTTTCAATCCCGTCTAAATACTCTTCGAATGTGCGATCAATTAAAGAAATAACGTTATGATACATAATTTCCACTAGACCATATGCAGTATCTATTGTTTCTAGTAATTGATTACGAATAACAGCCTTTGTTTGTAAAAATTCCTCTTCTGAAAAATTACCGTTTTTCATAGCCTGCATCTGTTCTTTAATAATGGTAACTGCTTGATCGAAATTTTGAAACTCAATACCTGACATTACCATTAATAGACCTTTATGACTTTCAACTCTAGAGGCTGCATAATAAGCTAAACTCGCTTTTTCTCGTACGTTTATAAAGAGTTTTGAGTGAGAAAACCCTCCAAAAATCCCATTGAATACTTGTAGTGCGTAATAATTGTCATCCTGGTACGTTACATTTGTTCTAAAGCCAATATTTAACTTACCTTGTTTTACATCCTGTTCCTCAATCACTTCTTTTTCTTTAACAGCAGAAGCTTTATCGACATCTGACTGTTTAGCAGAGGATACTGAATTCTCTTGTTTCGTGATTTGAAAGTATTGACTTACATGCTTTTTTACTAGCTCCTGTTCAATGTCTCCTACAACATATAAATCAATTTTATCTGTTTCTAGTGATTTTTTATAATAATCCATTAAAGAAGTTGCTGTAATAGCGTCTACATCTTCAATTTCACCATTAACATGTAATGCATATGGTTCTTCTTTACACATTTCCTGAACTAATCGTAAATTAGAGTATCTCATTTTATCATCATATACTGATTGAATTCGTTGCTTTAGAGTTCTTTTTTCTTGGCTAACGATTTCTTGATTAAAAGCGTCATGATCCGTTAGTGGTTTTAGTAATATCTCAGACAACAGTTTTACTGCCTTTTCTAATAACGGAGTTGAATCCGATAAAAACTTTTCGTTCGCAACTTCCATACGGAAAGTTATAATATGATTTTCTCCCTTTTTTGATAAATCTACATGTAATGTTGCACCGTATAGACTATCAAGATACTGTCTTAAGCTAGTACTTGAAGGAAATGACTTTGTACCTCGTTGAAGTACGTATGGTAATAATGCACGAAATGTGACATCCTCTTTTCTCAGTGGGGCCAAAAGTTTTAACACAATTGTATTTGTTTTAAACTTTGGTGTTGATATCGTATGTAAAGATAACCCATTAATATGATCAACTTGTTCATTTATAAGAGACATATGAACCCTCCTTTAAAATAGTTTAAACACAATTATACCAATATGAGGATAATATAGGAAATTATACACTTACCATTGACTATTTAAATTGATACTAAATATATACTAAAACGCCACTTTTAGCTTAGTGTTAGGTTTAAAGTAGCCAGAGGTAATTGTTCAGAATAGTTTTGTGGTGAGTCTTGCAAAAAAGCTCACCACAACTTGTTAAAGAAAAAAGGTAAGAACTTGTAAAGAGAATAGTTCAAGCTAGTTTTGGCATGTGATTTGAGTGTGGATCTTTCTGTGACATTTTATTAGGTCTAATAAACAAAATGACAACAATCACAGCTAACAAGCTACAGCCTGCGGAAATATAATAAATCATATGTTCAGAAACATTCATAATATATGAATAAACTGGTGGACCTAATGCTACACCAATAAATCTCATCGAACTATAAATGGATGTAATAGTACCTCTTTCTGCCTTTTCAATACCTTCTGTAATCATGGCATCTAGACTTGGTAAAGTAATACCAATTCCAACTCCCGTTACTGCCAAGAAAGACAGCAAATATACAAAAGAATGTTGA encodes the following:
- a CDS encoding DUF3388 domain-containing protein; the protein is MPYEWYLEYEIQKNRPGLLGDVSSLLGMLSINIITINGVDDSRRGLLLKCESNNQVRRLESILKTMDNITVTKLRVPKLRDRLAVRHGRYIQRDADDKKTFRFVRDELGLLVDFMAELYKQDGHKLIGIRGMPRVGKTESIVASSVCANKKWLFVSSTLLKQTIRSQLIADEYNEDNVFIIDGIVSTRRGSEQHLQLVREIMRLSATKVVEHPDIFVQNTEYTIDDFDYIIEIRNDPDEEITYKDVEEPRMSFDSSSLSGFDF
- a CDS encoding DUF3243 domain-containing protein; this encodes MSVLDNWDEWKNFLGDRLDHAQNEGMDEKVISNLAFEIGDYLAKQVDAKNPQEKVLADLWSVASEQEQHAIATMMVKLVQNNGSH
- the ymfI gene encoding elongation factor P 5-aminopentanone reductase, which produces MEKFALVTGASGGIGSAITKKLLEEGYHIYLHFHSNKKAIDQFIHSMSEHDRERIIPIQSDLSVQTGVENLVAEIPTKIDLVVLNSGSSFYGLLTDMTDLDIERMVQLNITSPFLIAQKLVPKMVRNQKGNIVVISSIWGIKGASCEVLYSMVKGGQNSFVKALSKEVAPSNIRVNAIAPGAIATNMLSQFSEEDLTDLKNEIPLGRIGKPEEIAEAVAFLSSDKASYITGQILVVDGGWI
- the yfmH gene encoding EF-P 5-aminopentanol modification-associated protein YfmH, with the translated sequence MTYSIHFEQLQETLYHEKMENGLDVYVLPKKGFNKTYATFTTKYGSIDNRFVPLKNNELISVPDGIAHFLEHKLFEKEDGDVFQQFSKQGASANAFTSFTRTAYLFSSTSQVEKNLETLVDFVQTPYFSEKTVEKEKGIIGQEINMYDDNPDWRLYFGLIQNLYQHHPVRIDIAGTIDSIAKITKDSLYECYHTFYHPSNMLLFIVGQVEPNEILKQVRENQQKKDFTVQEEIKREFPNEPVEVFKKIEILKMNVQSSKCLVGLKAKNPNRKGKDLLKYELSMNIILDMLFSKSSTHYDELYHAGLIDDTFSYDYTEESGFGFAMIGGDTSDPDLLAERIKQTMLSTKELGLDYSTFEATKKKKIGAFLRAINSPEYIANQFTRYAFNDMNLFDVVPTLESLSTEDITSVLNEAVEENLFTVCQVVPQ
- the yfmF gene encoding EF-P 5-aminopentanol modification-associated protein YfmF, which translates into the protein MSLINEQVDHINGLSLHTISTPKFKTNTIVLKLLAPLRKEDVTFRALLPYVLQRGTKSFPSSTSLRQYLDSLYGATLHVDLSKKGENHIITFRMEVANEKFLSDSTPLLEKAVKLLSEILLKPLTDHDAFNQEIVSQEKRTLKQRIQSVYDDKMRYSNLRLVQEMCKEEPYALHVNGEIEDVDAITATSLMDYYKKSLETDKIDLYVVGDIEQELVKKHVSQYFQITKQENSVSSAKQSDVDKASAVKEKEVIEEQDVKQGKLNIGFRTNVTYQDDNYYALQVFNGIFGGFSHSKLFINVREKASLAYYAASRVESHKGLLMVMSGIEFQNFDQAVTIIKEQMQAMKNGNFSEEEFLQTKAVIRNQLLETIDTAYGLVEIMYHNVISLIDRTFEEYLDGIENVTTDEVREVAAKIELDTVYFLKGKGDQS